One Gavia stellata isolate bGavSte3 chromosome 34, bGavSte3.hap2, whole genome shotgun sequence DNA window includes the following coding sequences:
- the LOC132320194 gene encoding olfactory receptor 14A16-like → MRDQKSNGSSMTEFLLLAFSDTRELQLLHFWLFLGIYLAALLGNGIIITTIACDHHLHTPMYFFLLNLSLLDLGSISTTVPKSMANSLWDTRAISYKGCAAQIFAFFFLMSAEYSLLTVMAYDRYVAICKPLHYGTLLGSRACVHMAAAAWGSGFLYAVLHTANTFSLPFCLGSAVDQFFCELPQILKLSCSESYLREVGLLILSSFLVFGCFVFMVLSYVQIFRVVLRIPSQQGRQKAFSTCLPHLAVVSLFVSTGIFAYVKPPSFSSPSLDLVLAVLYSVVPPAVNPLIYSMRNKEIIEARQKLFEYARLQINKEPIIPLGLPLYLRKSQV, encoded by the coding sequence ATGAGGGACCAAAAGTCCAATGGAAGCTCCATGACTGAATTCCTCCTCCTAGCATTCTCAGAcacacgggagctgcagctcttgcacttctggctcttcctgggcatctacctggctgccctcctgggcaatgggatcatcatcaccaccatcgcctgcgaccaccacctccacacccccatgtacttcttcctcctcaacctctccctccttgacctgggctccatctccaccactgtccctaaatccatggccaattccctgtgggacaccagggccatctcctataAGGGATGTGCTGCTcaaatttttgcctttttctttctgatgtcaGCAGAGTACTCTCTCctcactgtcatggcctatgaccgctacgttgccatctgcaaacccctgcactacgggaccctcctgggcagcagagcttgtgtccacatggcagcagctgcctggggcagtgggtttctctatgctgtgctgcacacagccaatacattttctctACCGTTCTGCCTGGGTAGtgctgtggaccagttcttTTGTGAActtccccagatcctcaagctctcctgctcagaatcctacctcagggaagttgggcttcttatattaagttcttttttagtttttggctgttttgttttcatggtgctctcctatgtgcagatcttcagggtggtgctgaggatcccctctcAGCAGGGGCGtcaaaaagctttttccacctgcctccctcacctggctgtggtctccctgtttgTCAGCACGGGCATCTTTGCCTATGTGAAgcccccctccttctcctccccatccctggacctggtgCTGGCAGTTTTGTACtcagtggtgcctccagcagtgaaccccctcatctacagcatgaggaacaaGGAAATCATAGAAGCCCGGCAGAAACTATTTGAATACGCTCGACTTCAGATTAATAAGGAGCCCATTATCCCACTAGGGCTCCCACTGTATCTTAGGAAAAGCCAGGTCTAA